The genomic interval CACGATTGCCAAGGCCTTTTTGATGTGGGATCTTTTGGCGCAGGACTCGCTGAAAAAGGTGGTGACCCGCATCGATGCGCTTCCCAGTCTGCCTTCCCTGTATGTCGAATTGGTCGAAGCGCTCAAAGCCGAAAACAGCTCGGTGCAGCAGGTCGCCGATATCGTTTCCAGGGATCTTGAACTCACGGCTAAGCTCCTTAAGCTGGTCAACTCTTCGTTCTTCGGCTTGCCCCAAAGGGTTGCTCACCCCGCCAAGGCCGTCAGTCTGCTGGGGTTGGATCTGGTCCAATCCATCGTGCTGGCGTCGAGCGCTTTTGAAAAATTTAACCACTTGGCACTGCAGGGGTTTTCGGTTGCCCAGCTATGGGACCACGCCATTCAAACGGCTGCCCTGGCCAAAGCCATCGCCCAGGAGGCGGATATGCCACGGGCGGATGTGGATACCGCTTTCATGGCTGGTTTGCTTCATGATATTGGTAAGTTGTTGATTGCGTCCAATTTGCCCGAGGAATTTCGTGCCATTATCGAACAGATGCGTGTGCGTGACTGTGGCATGGCATTGGCCGAAAAGCATCTCCTCGGGACCACGCATGCCGCCATTGGGGCTTATTTACTGGGTTTATGGGGGCTGCCCGATGCCATCATCGATGCCGTCGCCTACCATCATCAACCCGGCGCTAAGTCAGGCGACACGCTGGGGATCACCGGTATCGTGCATGTTGCCGATGGATTCGATCAAGTGATCGGCGGCGCTCGCGACCGGGCCGGGGCGATCCCCACTGGCTTGGACTGGGCCTATTTGGACCGGATCGGTTGCGCTGCCAAGATCACACAATGGCAACGACTTTGTTCGAAAAGCCTGGCTCACGATCTCCATTGAGACGTTGACGGAGGCATTGCCGGTGATTTTTGCGACCGCTTCATGTCCACTCTACAAAGGCCCGAACAGCGATGGCACCGACGGGTTTTGACTTTACACGCCTACGTTCATGGTCTATAGAGGTAGCCCGTATCAAGCATTGAATCTTTCCTGGTAGTTGATTGAAAATATTTGCCTTGTCCCCCAAGGCAGCATTGAAGAGGTGGTTGTGCAACCCCTTGTTCAAATCGTTTTGGCGACCCGCAACGCCGGAAAAACCAAAGAGATTATTGACCTTCTGGAAGACTATCCCGTTCGAATAAAAAACCTGAATGATTTCGGACCGATCCCACCCATCGAGGAAGACGGGGCCACCTTCGATGAAAATGCTTACAAAAAGGCCAGCTTAACCGCTCGCTATTTAGGTCTTCCCGCCCTTGCGGATGACTCCGGTCTCACGGTGGCGGCCTTGAATGGCGCGCCCGGCGTCTATTCGGCGCGCTACGGCGGTGAAAATGCCACGGACATGGATCGGTGTCAAAAATTGCTTGCTGAAATGTTGGATCATGAGGATCGCCGGGCCGCTTTCGAGTGCGTCCTCTCTTTGGCCGTACCCACCGGACCCGCTTTGACTTACGAAGGCCGCTGCGAGGGGTTGATCGCCCGATCTCCTTCAGGAGAGAATGGCTTTGGATATGATCCCATATTCTTTTATCCGCCGCTGGGTAAGACCTTCGCCCAGCTCACCATGGCCGAAAAAAGCCATGTCAGTCATCGTGGAAAGGCATTGCGGGAGTTGCGTGAGGAATTCGACAAAGTGATCGTTTGGCTTCGGCAGCAGATGCCCCAACTCGACAGGCAAGGTTGATTCGATCTGCAAACGGGGCGGTATATGGCTTTTGGGCCGATTTGGAAATTTTTCTGACCGATACATTCAGTAAAGGAGTGGTACATGCTCAAATTCTACGAAGGCATAGATATTGTTAAGGAAATCGGTGGAGTAAAAACTGCCGAAGCAGCTCGTACACTGCTCGAAGAGCGCATGTCGGCCGAGCAGTATGCACGCATCGCGGGTTTTGAGGATCCAGAGATCATATTGAAAATCGCCAATGCCGCCGTGATGTGCGAGCCGGACCAGATCTTCATCAATACCGGAACCGAAGCCGACAAACAATTCATCCGGGACATGGCCCTGCAAAAAGGGGAAGAAGATATATTGCCGATGAAGGGCCACACCATCCATTATGACCTCAAGGAGGAGCAGGGACGAATCATCGATCGAACCTATTATATCTCCAATCCCGGGGAGTCGGTGAGTTCGCTGGCCAATCGCATGCCGCGCGCCGAGGCCATCGAAACCGTCCGAAAGGGCATGGTCGGCATCATGCGCGGCAAAACCATGGTGGTGGGGTTCTACTCCAGAGGGCCGGTGGGGTCGCCGGTATCCAATCCGGCCATTGAAATGACCAGCTCCGCGTATGTGTCCCACAGCGCCGAAATCCTCTACCGGAATGCCTACAACGATTTTGAAAGGGAAGCCCGCAAGCTCGGGCACTTTTATACCAATATCCACAGCGAGGGGCTCAATCGACCGGAAGATCTGCCCAATGCCCGGGTCTTCATGGATCGTGCCTATCGCACCACCTATGCCTATAACTGCACCTACGCCGGCAATACGCTGCTATTGAAAAAGGGCAACCATCGTTTTTCCGTCGATCGTTCGGTCTATGAAAAGCGCGGTTACGAGCTGGCCGAGCATATGTTCATCACCTGCATGCGAGGCCAGAATGGTCGCATCACCGGCATTACCGGCGCTGCGCCCAGCGGTTGCGGCAAGACGACCACGGCCATGGCCGGCGACGAATTCGTCGGCGATGATCTGGCCCAGATGTGGATCGCCGAAGACGGCACCATTCGTTCGGTCAACCCGGAATGCGGCATCTTCGGCATCGTGGAAGATGTCAACGAAGAGGGCGACCCGGTGCTGATGCGGTGCCTGCGTCATCCGGGGACCGAAGTGATCTGGTCCAATGTGCTCATCGATGAAAACGGCGTGCCCCAATGGGTCGGCAACGGCGAGCCCACCCCGCTCAAAGGCCGCAATTTCCAGGGCGACTGGGAAAAAGGGATGAAGGATGCCAAGGGGAAAGAGATCCCCATCTCGCATCCCAATGCGCGGTGCACGCTGGCGTCGAGCGCCCTGAGCAACTATTCCACCCTGGCCGAGGACCCGACGGGCGTCGAAACACGTGTCGTGACCTACAGCGGTCGCGACAGCGACACCATGCCGCCGGTCTGGACGGCCCGCAATTCGGATGAGGGCGTGGTCATCGGCGCCTGTATCGTTTCGGCGGCCACGGCCACGGAAGTCGGCGCCACCGGGGTCAAGCGCGCTCCATGGGCCAATGCCCCGTTTATTCCCGGCCCCCTGGGCGACTACATGGACGCGCAGTTCAAGTTCTTCGGCAGTGGTCAGATCGGCAAAGGCAAGCGACCGGTCATGGCGGGGTTGAACTACTTTTTGACCCACGAAGCCCGCGGGGGCACAGGCAAAAAGTTGCTCGGCGAAAAACGCGACGTCAAGGTGTGGCTCTCCTGGCTGGAAAGACGCGCCCACGACGAGGTGCAGGCCATCGAGACGCCCATCGGCTTTATTCCCAAGTATGAAGACTTGAAGCGCCTTTTCAAGGCCCGCATCGACAAAGACTACCCGCGCGACCTCTACGACAAGCAGTTTTCACTTTACATCGACAATATCGTCAAGCGCATCGATCTGCAGTTGGACGCCTATGGTAAAGAAGACAACCTGCCGGCGCGGCTTTTCGAAGTACTCAAGGTGCAGCGCGAAGGGTTAATGGCGCTCAAGGAAACATACGGGTCCATCGTCACCCCGGCGCAGCTGGAAGCCGCATCTGGAAACTGATCGACGATTGCACCTGGCCGACGGCAATTGAGAAAATTGTGCGAACGGGCGCCGGACAAAGTTCGGCGCCCGTTTTGCCGTTATAAAGAAGCTGCGCGATCATCGGCATCGGGTATTGTGGTGTCGGATGGTGCAACAGGCTCGAGAAAGAAAAGCAAATGCCCGAAAGCAGCATCCTCAAGGTCGTCTTCAGCCGCCGCATGTTCACGGCCGCGATCATGGGATTCAGCAGCGGATTGCCGCTGCTGCTCACCCTGTCGCTGCTTCAGGCCTGGATGACCAAGGAAGGCATCGATCTTACCGTCATCGGCTTGATG from Desulfatitalea tepidiphila carries:
- a CDS encoding XTP/dITP diphosphatase, with the translated sequence MQPLVQIVLATRNAGKTKEIIDLLEDYPVRIKNLNDFGPIPPIEEDGATFDENAYKKASLTARYLGLPALADDSGLTVAALNGAPGVYSARYGGENATDMDRCQKLLAEMLDHEDRRAAFECVLSLAVPTGPALTYEGRCEGLIARSPSGENGFGYDPIFFYPPLGKTFAQLTMAEKSHVSHRGKALRELREEFDKVIVWLRQQMPQLDRQG
- a CDS encoding phosphoenolpyruvate carboxykinase (GTP), producing MLKFYEGIDIVKEIGGVKTAEAARTLLEERMSAEQYARIAGFEDPEIILKIANAAVMCEPDQIFINTGTEADKQFIRDMALQKGEEDILPMKGHTIHYDLKEEQGRIIDRTYYISNPGESVSSLANRMPRAEAIETVRKGMVGIMRGKTMVVGFYSRGPVGSPVSNPAIEMTSSAYVSHSAEILYRNAYNDFEREARKLGHFYTNIHSEGLNRPEDLPNARVFMDRAYRTTYAYNCTYAGNTLLLKKGNHRFSVDRSVYEKRGYELAEHMFITCMRGQNGRITGITGAAPSGCGKTTTAMAGDEFVGDDLAQMWIAEDGTIRSVNPECGIFGIVEDVNEEGDPVLMRCLRHPGTEVIWSNVLIDENGVPQWVGNGEPTPLKGRNFQGDWEKGMKDAKGKEIPISHPNARCTLASSALSNYSTLAEDPTGVETRVVTYSGRDSDTMPPVWTARNSDEGVVIGACIVSAATATEVGATGVKRAPWANAPFIPGPLGDYMDAQFKFFGSGQIGKGKRPVMAGLNYFLTHEARGGTGKKLLGEKRDVKVWLSWLERRAHDEVQAIETPIGFIPKYEDLKRLFKARIDKDYPRDLYDKQFSLYIDNIVKRIDLQLDAYGKEDNLPARLFEVLKVQREGLMALKETYGSIVTPAQLEAASGN
- a CDS encoding response regulator, which produces MPTPFSAKSILFVDEELYVRKALQRSFRDVSDEWELRFANDPAEALQVMAQAEVDVLVTEMVFASGPSGLDFLETVRNSHPQTVRIILSGYVDRDITLKTVDLAHQFLSKPCDDSDLKATIAKAFLMWDLLAQDSLKKVVTRIDALPSLPSLYVELVEALKAENSSVQQVADIVSRDLELTAKLLKLVNSSFFGLPQRVAHPAKAVSLLGLDLVQSIVLASSAFEKFNHLALQGFSVAQLWDHAIQTAALAKAIAQEADMPRADVDTAFMAGLLHDIGKLLIASNLPEEFRAIIEQMRVRDCGMALAEKHLLGTTHAAIGAYLLGLWGLPDAIIDAVAYHHQPGAKSGDTLGITGIVHVADGFDQVIGGARDRAGAIPTGLDWAYLDRIGCAAKITQWQRLCSKSLAHDLH